The following DNA comes from Erigeron canadensis isolate Cc75 chromosome 3, C_canadensis_v1, whole genome shotgun sequence.
ATAAAACGATATTATTCTTGCGGCATCTATCATTACAACAACGTAAACACATACTATTCAGCAAATCTTAATTTTATGGAAAACGATGATAATGACAACTTTTCCTCGAAATTTTCCATgataaaatacaaattttaatgtacTAAAATAGTAAGGCTGTCATCAGTAAAAGCCTAATTTTATATAAGACCATTAGGCTAGATGATGGAGTTGGTGACCACGACCCTCCTCAGGACAAGGGGTCGGTGGCGGATAGGTTAACATTAGCTCAGTggcatatattaaaatattatgtgcATATATACTTGTTAAACTCTTATGAGTTACGAGTCTACTCTTATGGATCGAGTCGATTTACACCAAAATGAGTCAACTCACTAGATGACTCGTTTTTGTCcaaactcttacgagtcgctgCATGAACTTAgaccgagtcacgagtcgcaaACTTACAATTATTATAGTTTGATACTATGattataaatactatatattatatatattggtacattattttgtatgtaatatatgtagttttgatcttttcattacgaatttgaagataaattataagtttatgacttaagattattgaaTATGcaatattttgataaatctaTTAAGACAATGAacttaaattttgtttataaagatGTCACATACATAAAATTATGTCATATTATGTAGTATTTAAAAATGTCCTATcttttacgagtcgagtcacgagtcagtaatcatgttttcgagtcgagtcaaaagttatGAGCCGACGAACGACTATGATTACAAGATATAATGGTGCATTAAGAAATATGATTTAAACAAAAACACGGTGACTAATAAATCTTGATAAAGAATGAAATACCTATGTTTTCCCGAGGATTGTTAAAATCCTTTCTCTTAGCCTTTCCAAAGACTCTATCACAACTAAATCACAAAATTTGTGAGCCAAACATAagcttttataatattttagatGAGTTAGTTTTCGTGTCCTACAACAACAATGTCGGTAGCGTCGcgaagtggtggtggtgatcgtAACCAAATGGTGGCGGCGACAATTAACGTACATTATTGATGTATAAAGATCTAATGTAGTTATTTCATAAGTTAAaaaatatctattttattttcaaaaggaaTCGAGCTAAAAATCCAAATCCtataaaattatatcaaattctTAATTAAAACAGCCATAGACAAAACTAATTTAACCtgtataaagaaaaaatgtaaaTCGGTTGGAACCTCTTAGTCCCGTGTACCAATATTGGTACTTACACTACCACTCTACAAGACTATGTGTACCGAGTTAGTTTTGCTAGATGGCGAATAAATCCACCACATGAGGTTAGTTTTTATGAACCATGACTATTATAGATTGACACCTCCACACATGAGAAGAAAGAAAAGTTGGTTAATAAATTCACTACACAAATATGAGAAGTAGGATTCGAACCCAAATGAATCTTTACAGGGTTAAAGACCTTACTAATGAGTCACCAACCCCATTGACAATTTaacttgtatataaaaataaaaaaatgctaGTTTgataaactaattataaataaatcttTCACCAATTAAATCAAgtcatttttctctttctttctttttctctctttgtTGATTGGTCTACACCATATATCACATGTGTTTTAACCATTTGTTTGTATTATGTTTATAGATATAGCATTCGTTATAAAAATACCCATTTGTATTAAATTCGTCCATGTTTGGCTTATTTTAATTTCTCACTCTTAATAACTAGGTAATTAAGTGACTCTCAAAAGTAACTCTTTTTTTTGTCTTTCgcattttcaaaagaaaaaataatgtaaGTAATTAGAATATGACGAGATCAATTGGATTAGTCTTGAAACTTTACCCATTCTTCACCCAGGGCATCTAAGGGCtgtttttctttaaaagttgATCAACTATGACGGAATCCCAGTTAATACAATCTAGTTTATATCGAGTGACATTTACCTTTAAATAATTAGCTGGAACTATAATTTTATTCATGCATTtacttataaaaacaaaaaacctttTGGGTAATTAATTATTCTTTGAGCTCCATTAGTGAAAGTATGATGGAATCAAAGACTAAAAACAACTCAAGCTTTATGATGTTCTTGTTCTTATAGATTCGTCCACTTTGAGTTTGACTATAGAAAGTCTTTATGCACCCTTTATCACGGATAATTATATGCACGCGGCTCATATAGATAAACAAACatacctttcttctggcttttGTTAACAACAGGCCTAAAAATTGTAGTTAGGACATCCCCAAACCAATCTCCAGATTTTAAAGCATATTTAAGTTTCAAATTATCATgttcatattttatattaaacgagagtaagtactcatgttttgcgacggtgagatggtgagggtgacaggtcatagagtgtgataggtcataggaggttttatgtcatagagtgtcatagccaaatgcttaGCCGTCGGGCTCCGccctcaaatttaaaaattcatcgaaagtatatcgaattacatctctaatgaaagaacatgaaattttaagaacactcatataatttttataatttattgatatacggtttttgagataaaagattttgaaagagttagaagaataaaatgatttataaagatttttaaaagagttaaaagaataaaataatttatgaatgagagagaaattaaatgattggttgagatttgaaaaaagaggaatgatattatagttattttaggtaaatatagaatagatgaaagagacattttaggaaagtacttaaaatcaatattgaaaatttaagtttgttttttgttttatgctcgtaatatagtatagatatagatatagattatatgaatataatgGAATATAGTCAAAAATATGTGGTTGCTATGTATCTAAAGTTGGGTATGGATCCCCCCACATTctagttttttaatatttgtcgTATAAATAATAAATGGGTGGATCCACAtgttttttatagattaaaaactaacatacgaGGGATTCCATATCTAAACCTAAGTACATgacatttttaatatttgtcgTATAAATAATAAATGGGTGGGTCCacatgttttttatggattaaaaactaGCATATGAGGGATTTCATATCTAAACTTAAGTACTTGACAATCACATATTCTCATCaacaatatgataaaaaaaaaaaaattaattaatacataaagtTAACACATAACATCattaaaataatagaaaaagttTTTCATTCTCACTCATTGATTCAGAGAATGAAAATTATTCTCACTTCTCCATTCTCTAGTGAAAAAATATATCGCATTTTATTTCTCCTTTTTCCATtctatcataccaaacacccctcaAAAACCTACACCAGTCTCCGACACCACCACCAGTCACCACTGCCGTCACCACTACTTTGTCGCTACCGCTACCGCAATCGTCGCCGCATCGGACTTCTATCGTGTGTgtgcatatatttatattaccacaatttcatatatattactgTATGTACGTAATCTAACACATGCATCCACACTAATtttatgatttgatttgatcACATATATTCGCATGCTATAAATACACATCTTATGCTCCACCATTAAAATTCAACTCAAACTTGCTTCCTTCAATTAATTCAACTGATCAGCAGAACTACAACCCAACTCACTACATCCAACCACCttctatatattaattttcaaGATTTGGttgcttgtatatatataacaaattaagaaCCAAAATGATGATGTGCAGACTAGCTGCTGCTCAAGCACCAGTAATGCAAATACCGCCGGGAATGGACTTATCGGTGCTCCAATGCCATCCACATAAGCAAAAGGTGGTGATCGTAATGGGAGCCACTGGAACCGGGAAGTCAAGACTTTCTATTGACCTTGCCACTGGCGGTGTGCCGGCTGAAATAATCAATTCTGACAAAATGCAAGTATATGAAGGCTTAGATATTGTTACCAATAAAATCACTCAAGACGAATGTCGTGGCGTGCCACACCATCTCCTTGGAATAGTTGATCCTGAGGCGGATTTTACTGCTGGTAACTTCGTCACCATGGCCTCACTTGCCATGAAATCAATAGTTGGGAGAGGAAAGCTGCCCATAATCGCTGGTGGATCAAATTCATTCATTGAAGCATTAGTTGACAATGACAACTACGAGTTTCGATCAAGGTAAATACTCACATTGCTACTCCATATGTAacacattaaaaaatatttacagtcaTAGTTGAAAATGAAAGACACAACAAGCCAAACTAGAACATCTAAAATGTGACGGAGCCAACACTATTTTGTACATATACTTTTACTCTATAGAAgaataaacaaaataaccaCAGTTACAAAAGCAATGGTGTGTATATCTGGCAAGAAATATACACTACATGTATGCATATGTGTTCCACTACTTATTGCTACTTACAAAATAGCCACTAAAAGTTATGTTAATGATAAACAGGTATGATGTTTGCTTCTTATGGGTTGATGTTGCAATGCTGGTGCTTAACCAATTCGTATCTGATCGTGTTGATCGCATGGTGGCTGCTGGGATGGTGGAGGAAGTTAGAACCATGTACAACCCGAAAGCCGACTATTCAAAAGGGATTCGTAGAGCCATTGGAGTGCCAGAATTCGACTCATATTTTCGTTCCCAATATTCATCTTCTACTGATGAAAAAACTCGCTCCAGATTACTAAAAGCCGCTATCAAGGAAACAAAGGCTAACACATGCAAGCTTGCCtataagcaacttgaaaaaatccACCGGTTACGAAATGTTAAAGGTTGGAAAGTTCATCGGTTAGATGCTACTGAAGTCTTTCAGAAACAGGGTTGTGAGGCGGATGAGGCGTGGGCAAAGTTGGTGTCCCAACCTGCGTTGGCTATTGTAGATGAATTCCTTTACAGTTTTGGTGATTCTCGGGCCTATTCTGTGGCGGTTGACGGTGGCCTTAGAGGGATTAGAGAGGCTGAAATGGGGGTGGCAATGGCAGTTGCAAGTTATTGAATGAAAAATGAACTAGAATTAACAAGTTACAAGATAATATTGGGAGATACAAAATTTTGGACAAAAAGCATATAAGGTAGCTaattaagtgtttttataagttTGCCCCTTGACCACCTAATCTTGACATATGCATTGGTGATTTGGTGGTGCATGTTTAATTACTTGGGCTTTGAGGAATAATATGGTCTATGCCTCAATGGTACCACATAAATATATAGTATAATTTTACATCTTTAACTTTAACTTTTTCTCTTCCTTTTGTAACAAATTATATTCTAGATTGAAAGAATAATACTCCCTTATATAGCATACtatatcttgttctttgttttatATCTGATACTAATTGGCTATTGAGATTTTCGCAAGACAACATATCATCTCAAAATCAAAGAATCAACGTCCTTTTCTATTAAAGATTCACTAAGCCTTGACCCTCTTAAACAAATACACTCCAAGAACCTTAGCTTTAATTTGAACCCACAAGTCGACAATAACAAAACGAACTATAACGTCTTGATTTCACTGAAACTCTCGCAAGTGAATAGATGAATAGATATACAACTTAATCTTGAATTACGTCGTCAATTAGAAAGTCTTTTCATggtttatttacattttaaattaCTTCAATCAGAAGGTAACTATCCAAAATTATACTATCAATCATTATAAGATACCTTTAGTCCATTGAGCCGCGAGTATCACATCCACTATGCCATAGTCAAGATTCCATTTAGCTGTACAAAAGGGACGTTAGAACACATTCTTGAAAAGTCCTCAGGTTTATACCAACCAATACTATAATCAAATTCCAATCTATCTATAGATAAGGGGATACTATAATTTGTCATTGGAGATGTTGTGGTGCATGGGCATTTATTTGGGCCTATAAATTGTAGGTTTGCAGCtaataataagttatatataaatgggAAAAAGAGCACCTGTATTATGTGCAGGGAAGgtaaattaaacttttagagATTCAAAGTTTTGTCATATACATATTGGTCCCTAATTTCTTCCTTGCAATACCCAAGCATTTGTGCAGTTTGCTACATAGATCTTATCCTTATAGAAATATCATAAACGTAATATGATtacacttgaaaaaaaaaatgtataaactaCAGAGGTTGATATGTGCACAATAACTTTTAGCCATATACAACAATAGTATGATTTACACATCTATATGATATGTGATATACTTCTTACATGTGTACGCCTAGATATTATCATGTGCATATCACCACCTGATCTCCCATAACCTACCCATGCCCAAATGACACTTTGCCAGGGTCTAACTATATATATCCACAATAAGGTAACCTGGTTCATTCTTTGATTCAAGAGATGGATAATAGTGTAAATCAAAGCATCGATATATCAACATACTCATACACGGTGGTTGACTTCCTTGATTCAAGGGATAGATAACCGTGACCCATGTCACACCCCTTCCTGACTTGTTATCATTTTTGTTGTGAGAAGTAAAGGTTTCTACCTATCAATTCTAACTAAGAATCAATGATTACTATTTTAGTTGTAAtcttaaccccccccccccccccccccctcttctAAGGAAACACTGCCGAAGGTTTCTTGAGCATAATCTTTGCACCCATCAGGAAGGGAGCTAGGAAAGTGATTgaatgagataaaaaaaaaaaaattcatcatgTTTTGAGTGGGTTCATATGACCCCACCAGAGCAAGAGTAGCTCTGTTTGTGGTACCCATTATAAATATGCGCCAAAGGTTCTGAACATATAAAACAGTCCTATCCCAAAACTAGAATATTGTTCTATTGAGTGGCGGTCTTGACAATTGATACCCACTCTAAAGGAAGCTTCAAATACACAAGCTTAAAGGTCCGTACCTTACTTTATTATTTCACCAGTGTCAAGATTCCCGTTTAGCCATACAAACTGGATGCCAGGATCCGTTTTGACAAAGCTTGTGGGCTAATGGGTTTTGACCTATCAATTCCAACATGGACTAATGATTACTTCTGATACATGACTATGATATCCACCATCCAAAAGACCCCGCTTCAGCTACACAAAGGTTCAAATCCCTGCTCATGTCCTCCAAATCAGATTCTTGCattagtttttagtttttttacagCTAGATCAACAATCTAGACACTTGAGTTGATTTCCAAATCCCACCAAATTTCCAAAAAAATTGAACACCCAACAAAACGTGCAATCATGCTTACAAAAACCAAGATTACAGAATCAAAAAGCAGCTCTGCTTGCATACGAGGCTACATAAGCATATTTAGttgaacaaaataaaatacaccCCTTACACAGAAAAAGGAAGCCCGACTAGGAAAAAGAACGTATAGCAACTGGTCCAGCAGGACTAATTTATTTTCAAGCGTACCCGTTACAGCAAAAACAGGGGGAAAGAGGAGCATGAAACAAACCTCTAAAAAGTACAGTATAACTTTGCAACCTCTCTTAATCAGAaagaataaaaacaatattcaaAAGCTATGAGCTTTGAATCAGTTCTGTCTGATCAATGTTAGAAATGTACATGTTCCTTATAAGGACAGGACAGGGCAGATACACATGACTAAAAAAAACGATAAACTATAAGATAATTCATAAACAAACTTATAGTTCAAATGActcaaaattaacaaaaaaattattgaaaCATTACAATTATACTAGAATCCAATAAAAAGGGAAAACATAGGATCAATGTAAGTTTAGATCCTAAATTGTGCTCCGCAAGTGTATGTGTTATTGCAAGCGTCAACAACTCTAACTGTGTATTCATGAACAGGTCTAATAAGAAAAGGTGGCAAGTGCCCAAGCAGTTCACATACACATTCGTCATCTACCTGAGCTAACCACTTACAGCATTGCTGTTCTACAGGTGACATTCTATGTCTATGACCATGCTTATGCTTGTGATGGTCATCATGATCATGCTTGTGCACTTGACTCCGATTTTGCCCGTGTTCATGTCCTTGACCATGGCCAAAAGTTTGATTGTGCCCGCTTTCATTTCCATGACCATGATCAGGACCACGACCATGACCACGATCATGATCATGACCACGGCCATGACCATGATCATTATCGTGACCGTGACCGTGACCGTGTACATGACCATATCTATGTGTGTATCTACGTTTGCGGCTGAGACTATGATCaggtggaggtggtggaggtGTACGAACAGGGGCAAAAGGGGAGGGAGGTGAAGTAGATATTTGTGATGATGGCAGATATGAACAGGCTTGATTTGCAAGGGCCAACTGGAAATTACAGAGTGGGCGGGGGGCAAAAGGGGGAATAGGTACCGTGGTGACTACAGGAAATAATGTGAAAACCACCCATTTTAGAATATTGACAGTGACCATGGTCTGGTGCATAACAACAATCATTGCATAATGCTTCGAGCCTCCTAGTATATATTGCTAATAATGCATAGTACATTTGTGAATAGAAATTTATACATAAATTTCGTGTGATCTTGGTAGGTAGGTGCCTTCAAGTGTGAATTACAAAGAACTACAGCACgaataaaattgaaattaaagtGAAGCATGTCACCTTCATGAGTATCTTTACAAACTGCTAcgtgaaataatttttttaaaagtgagACATATTTACCTCCATTCCATATGCGTGATGATTTATAGACCGTTAACTGAATAATTGCCTGGATGCAACACAGCCAAAACTCTTCTCTGCCGTACTTCACAAAAAAGCTGTCAGGAAAAGAAAGATTACTATAAGAAGcaatagatattatatatatataaatgtagaaCTTAATACCAAATCTTAGCCATGCACACTTTGGAGGGGGTTCATGTTCCACAATAAGAGTAATTATAAGCTCGGTCTAGACAGTTAAGAATAAAAGAAGATACTCAATATGCAATAATAACTGAAATGTTTGTTTCGagattaatttaaaatttaactttgCCTTATGCCTTTCCGCTTCGATCAGGGAACCAGGATAAAATATTCAGCTAACCCACAATTCATTTTCCATAATCACACGAGCCAATTAATAGTAATGTAAATAAGAAGTAAACAAGCAAATATGTAGTTACTGCACATAAGGTGCCGACCTAATTAATCAATCATCGACATGCTAAAATAAACAGCCTCAAACACGGCCGAATCAAACAATTTAGCTAAAGAAATTGGTCAAatgatttaattttttgtttgaaattgGTCGAATTAAAGCGTATTTTaagtattattgttatttgttaGTATGTTACAGATTGTGATTATTTCACATGTAATATAAAAATTCATGGAAGCATATCGATCATCTATCCTGCTAAAGATTTACATCATATATGTTATCCCAAGACTTCATCCCTTTCCAGGACTCAAGCCTATAATATCCACTGCATCAGTACAATTTACATAAACCCATGACTGAAAGCTTTAAAAAAAGGTTCATATATAGCACCCACATGATAGGCCAGCAAACATTAGCCACTACATTTACGATTGCTTGTTTTACTGGAACAGAGATGACAATTTCATCCagttacttatgaatgggtcaatcTGGATAGTGTTTTATCTGTCAAGGTAAAGTTAAAAGTCAGCTAGAACTGGAAGGGTTCAAATGGGTTCAAAGATACCAGAAGTTTACTTTTTGTATCGATGTTATCTTTGTAATATTAAGGCATTCCATAATTAAAAAAGAGGAATATGTGTCAACACGGGTGACCAAATTTCACTGATACTAACTTGACCTCTAACCAGACCCACCtgtcttgccacctctactcaCATTATAGTTTTAGAATGCCATCTGCTACTACATAAGTGGCCAACAAATAATCACGAATCCCTTAATACTCTCAAGAGATAGTTAACATCGCCAAAGCCTACTATGATATAATCAAAATACAATAATTAACTTTTACAAGAAAAAAGCTAAGTCCTCACTTTCTTCCCCAGAATTGGATTTAACATTAACTTAACGAAAAttggaagaagaaaaataaattaaactttaGTCAACCAGCAAAAACCCAACAATCGTTCACAGATGTCCGTTTGCCCTCCTTCTGGCAACTAAGATTCCAAAAACGGTAGAGCAAAACATAGTCATCCTAACTTACAGCTCTTTGTTTTGGGTAAACGGCTACCCCTGGTTCATTACTAACAGCTCTTTTTAGAGCCTCATATTACACTTACTAATCGAATATTTATTCATAGTTCATAATCGCTTTCTTTCCACCAAGTGATCGATTTATAATATCTCGACTAGTCTCAACAAGGGTTCTAGTTCTACCAATATGAaaacgaaaaaagaaaaaacttaggCAATCACAGCAAAAGAAGTCTTGACCAACACCCTCTTGTCTTCTCTTGACAGACTCAAAACTGAATATGCCACTTCAAATAGTAATAATCAGCTAaatgcacatccaaacacccctACAATACTATAACACGTCTTTATTCACCAAAACCCTCACTAGTTCCATCGGCAAACTCGTTCTTAAGACAGTTCATCACATGTAAGTACTTGGTACTCATAACACCTCAACAGTCAACACCAAATTCAAATTCACATATGATTAGCCTCATGCAGTTATAAGTAGTGTACAAGTGTTTGCAGAAAGTATAAAACTTGATTGTCTTAATGTTACTatacaagtataatttgttGCTTCTGCCCAAAAGATAAACCACATGCATACATAAAGTAAATGCTAGACACTAGACTCACAGTTGGAAATATATTCTCTTCTGGGAGTCCAGCCAGCTTGAAAGACACATGAAGGGTAGGACAGAAAGCAGGCACCATGATTTTAATGCTAGCAGCAGAACATTTCAGGATCTATAAAGCTCGTCACTTTCGGTAATTTCATCATCAGTCAATGTACTGTTTCTCATTGCCATCATTTCCATATCATTCTGAACTGCTTGTTTCTGAAGCTTTAGTGGCTCTTGCCTCAGCTTATGTCCTTCAGCCAATAATTcaataaaattatcattaatttctAGTAATGGATCCC
Coding sequences within:
- the LOC122592622 gene encoding adenylate isopentenyltransferase 3, chloroplastic-like — its product is MMMCRLAAAQAPVMQIPPGMDLSVLQCHPHKQKVVIVMGATGTGKSRLSIDLATGGVPAEIINSDKMQVYEGLDIVTNKITQDECRGVPHHLLGIVDPEADFTAGNFVTMASLAMKSIVGRGKLPIIAGGSNSFIEALVDNDNYEFRSRYDVCFLWVDVAMLVLNQFVSDRVDRMVAAGMVEEVRTMYNPKADYSKGIRRAIGVPEFDSYFRSQYSSSTDEKTRSRLLKAAIKETKANTCKLAYKQLEKIHRLRNVKGWKVHRLDATEVFQKQGCEADEAWAKLVSQPALAIVDEFLYSFGDSRAYSVAVDGGLRGIREAEMGVAMAVASY
- the LOC122592109 gene encoding annexin B11-like, whose protein sequence is MIVVMHQTMVTVNILKWVVFTLFPVVTTVPIPPFAPRPLCNFQLALANQACSYLPSSQISTSPPSPFAPVRTPPPPPPDHSLSRKRRYTHRYGHVHGHGHGHDNDHGHGRGHDHDRGHGRGPDHGHGNESGHNQTFGHGQGHEHGQNRSQVHKHDHDDHHKHKHGHRHRMSPVEQQCCKWLAQVDDECVCELLGHLPPFLIRPVHEYTVRVVDACNNTYTCGAQFRI